The Panulirus ornatus isolate Po-2019 chromosome 32, ASM3632096v1, whole genome shotgun sequence genome includes a window with the following:
- the LOC139759020 gene encoding uncharacterized protein isoform X1: MQGWSCYMATSRYGQFPYNRLMPSPVQLLRNVPNFTHQAYRYGIALSCIGVLLNWLGVAQAYIEPVRYIGVGLVIIGSFLIIAAMCRWMFHSPHPSTVREVTSDATGDLHVITVPMGRSQGHSRTPGTSTASHGKPPDYFLVTEKPPSYEEAMSMLPLYLGTRSGSLQLNTEGGLEDFLVPHQVPESQPEGATGGSLQHLNNRVDTGDLEESESLFGPLSAPPAYSSQISLCASLSTNGSGNNNSSPLDDVNHSFDTSTYIQAETEQILSSAVHLSDFETIEQTPESNDLCEKSPNNKEPSSLGDGIDK; the protein is encoded by the exons ATGCCGTCACCAGTACAACTTCTCCGCAATGTTCCAAATTTTACACACCAAGCTTATAGATATGGCATTGCACTCTCATGTATTG GTGTACTGCTTAACTGGCTGGGGGTTGCTCAGGCATACATTGAACCTGTCCGGTACATAGGAGTTGGGTTAGTGATCATTGGATCATTTCTTATTATTGCTGCTATGTGCCGTTGGATGTTTCACTCACCCCATCCTAGCACCGTCCGTGAG GTCACTTCTGATGCAACTGGTGACCTGCATGTGATCACTGTCCCCATGGGTCGATCACAGGGTCATTCTCGCACACCAGGAACCTCAACAGCATCCCATGGAAAGCCTCCAGACTATTTTCTAGTAACTGAAAAGCCTCCTAGTTATGAGGAAGCTATGTCTATGCTACCTCTATACTTAGGTACACGTTCAGGCTCCTTGCAGCTAAACACAGAGGGTGGCTTAGAGGATTTTTTGGTTCCACATCAAGTACCTGAAAGTCAGCCTGAAGGTGCCACAGGTGGGTCTTTGCAACATCTTAACAACAGAGTGGATACTGGTGACTTGGAAGAGTCAGAAAGTCTATTTGGTCCTCTATCTGCTCCACCTGCCTATTCCAGCCAAATATCACTCTGTGCCTCATTGTCTACAAATGGAAGTGGGAAcaacaattcttcacctttggaTGATGTTAACCATAGCTTTGACACTAGCACTTACATACAGGCAGAAACAGAGCAGATTTTGTCATCAGCTGTCCATCTGTCTGATTTTGAGACAATTGAACAGACTCCAGAAAGCAATGACCTTTGTGAAAAATCTCCAAATAACAAAGAACCATCATCTCTGGGTGATGGGATTGATAAATAg
- the LOC139759020 gene encoding uncharacterized protein isoform X2: protein MPSPVQLLRNVPNFTHQAYRYGIALSCIGVLLNWLGVAQAYIEPVRYIGVGLVIIGSFLIIAAMCRWMFHSPHPSTVREVTSDATGDLHVITVPMGRSQGHSRTPGTSTASHGKPPDYFLVTEKPPSYEEAMSMLPLYLGTRSGSLQLNTEGGLEDFLVPHQVPESQPEGATGGSLQHLNNRVDTGDLEESESLFGPLSAPPAYSSQISLCASLSTNGSGNNNSSPLDDVNHSFDTSTYIQAETEQILSSAVHLSDFETIEQTPESNDLCEKSPNNKEPSSLGDGIDK, encoded by the exons ATGCCGTCACCAGTACAACTTCTCCGCAATGTTCCAAATTTTACACACCAAGCTTATAGATATGGCATTGCACTCTCATGTATTG GTGTACTGCTTAACTGGCTGGGGGTTGCTCAGGCATACATTGAACCTGTCCGGTACATAGGAGTTGGGTTAGTGATCATTGGATCATTTCTTATTATTGCTGCTATGTGCCGTTGGATGTTTCACTCACCCCATCCTAGCACCGTCCGTGAG GTCACTTCTGATGCAACTGGTGACCTGCATGTGATCACTGTCCCCATGGGTCGATCACAGGGTCATTCTCGCACACCAGGAACCTCAACAGCATCCCATGGAAAGCCTCCAGACTATTTTCTAGTAACTGAAAAGCCTCCTAGTTATGAGGAAGCTATGTCTATGCTACCTCTATACTTAGGTACACGTTCAGGCTCCTTGCAGCTAAACACAGAGGGTGGCTTAGAGGATTTTTTGGTTCCACATCAAGTACCTGAAAGTCAGCCTGAAGGTGCCACAGGTGGGTCTTTGCAACATCTTAACAACAGAGTGGATACTGGTGACTTGGAAGAGTCAGAAAGTCTATTTGGTCCTCTATCTGCTCCACCTGCCTATTCCAGCCAAATATCACTCTGTGCCTCATTGTCTACAAATGGAAGTGGGAAcaacaattcttcacctttggaTGATGTTAACCATAGCTTTGACACTAGCACTTACATACAGGCAGAAACAGAGCAGATTTTGTCATCAGCTGTCCATCTGTCTGATTTTGAGACAATTGAACAGACTCCAGAAAGCAATGACCTTTGTGAAAAATCTCCAAATAACAAAGAACCATCATCTCTGGGTGATGGGATTGATAAATAg